The Anguilla rostrata isolate EN2019 chromosome 18, ASM1855537v3, whole genome shotgun sequence genome has a window encoding:
- the cuedc2 gene encoding CUE domain-containing protein 2 — protein MDLHKIIQDALYEFIQSYIPNADLSTLDDVILSYITGVLEDLGSQDSVEENFDVEVFVEMLEAYIPGFAEIDSVKVCEMMFNLSSKLAMARNTESGQPKVGSESSLKDGTASASFSVQQQDFTAPPEGATAKEGDGEGTGQVQHLLEMFPKCSVTEARSALSIAKGDMEEAVRLIIEGDLQLSQAPPLNVNHGKTISSVADEKLKASILEKYMLVDSEEDKKIHRPVTPKDAPKKLVRYHGNQVVTTKGERYHQVKKEEAEDMKKTYISLKPARKYRFH, from the exons ATGGATCTTCATAAAATAATTCAGGACGCATTGTACGAGTTCATCCAGTCATATATTCCCAACGCAGACCTCAG CACGCTTGATGACGTGATCCTTTCCTATATAACGGGTGTACTGGAGGACTTGGGCTCCCAGGACAGCGTGGAGGAGAACTTTGACGTGGAGGTGTTTGTGGAAATGCTGGAGGCCTACATCCCCGGATTCGCTGAAATAGACAG tgtCAAAGTATGTGAGATGATGTTTAACCTGTCTTCAAAACTGGCAATGGCTCGGAATACAG AAAGCGGTCAGCCAAAGGTGGGGTCGGAGTCTTCACTGAAAGATGGTACTGCCTCAGCATCCTTCTCTGTGCAACAGCAGGACTTCACAGcaccaccagagggcgccaCAGCCAAG GAGGGTGACGGAGAAGGTACCGGCCAGGTGCAGCACCTCCTGGAGATGTTCCCAAAATGCAGTGTGACCGAGGCCAGGAGCGCCCTGAGCATCGCCAAGGGCGACATGGAGGAGGCAGTCCGGCTCATCATCGAAGGAGACCTGCAGCTcagccaagccccgccccttaaC GTGAACCACGGAAAGACCATTTCTTCGGTAGCTGACGAAAAGTTGAAAGCGAGCATTCTTGAGAA ATACATGTTGGTGGACAGTGAGGAAGACAAGAAGATCCACAGACCGGTTACTCCTAAAGAC GCGCCCAAGAAGCTTGTGCGTTACCACGGTAACCAGGTGGTGACCACGAAAGGGGAGAGGTACCACCAGGTGAAGAAGGAGGAGGCCGAGGACATGAAGAAGACTTACATCAGCCTGAAACCCGCCCGCAAGTACCGCTtccactga